A single Sporomusaceae bacterium DNA region contains:
- a CDS encoding nickel-dependent hydrogenase large subunit has protein sequence MKRIVVDPVTRIEGHLRVELKIDEATGKVEDALSSGTAWRGIELILKDRDPRDAWAFVQRICGVCTTVHALASLRSVEDALGIEIPKNANYMRNIMNATQTAQDHLVHFYHLHALDWVSPVEALKADPAATAALQNTVLEKYALPLSGPMDFNFDAYPKDFPKATTAYYKAVQGKVKQIVESGQLGIFAAHWWDHPDYQLLPPEVHLMAVGHYLNMLDRQRELVGSHVVFGGKNPHPHYIVGGMPCSISMNDMNAPVNSERLAVVDQSIMLAINLVNYFYLPDLLAIGHMYVQKGYVDGGGLAKERVLGYGDFPDEPYTGIANGDFHKKLLLRSNGVVENFGKGLSAAVYHDLTGKDYADPAILAEGVEHSWYNYPQAGKDLHPFEGVTAQNYTGPKEGTKTEWKYLDESGKYSWLKTPKWKGKMAEVGPLARYIIVYTKVKKGVIQPTWAEKMVVDQIEAVSKVLGLPPEVWLPTMVGRTAVRGLEAQLNAYINKYFFDKLIKNIRAGDTAVANTVKWEPASWAKAAKGVGLHEAPRGALGHWVVIKDGKIDNYQAIVPTTWNGCPRDSKAGYGAYEASMIDTKVKVADKPLEILKTIHSFDPCIACATHLYDAEGKEVGVVHTDPYFKV, from the coding sequence ATGAAGCGAATTGTAGTCGATCCCGTAACCCGCATCGAAGGCCACCTGCGAGTCGAACTGAAGATAGACGAAGCGACCGGCAAGGTGGAGGACGCGCTGTCGAGCGGCACCGCCTGGCGCGGAATAGAACTGATCCTCAAGGATCGCGACCCGCGCGACGCCTGGGCGTTCGTGCAGCGCATCTGCGGCGTCTGCACCACCGTCCACGCGCTTGCTTCGCTGCGTTCGGTCGAGGACGCTCTGGGCATCGAGATTCCCAAGAACGCCAACTATATGCGCAATATCATGAACGCCACACAGACCGCCCAGGACCATCTCGTCCATTTCTACCACCTGCACGCCCTTGACTGGGTCAGCCCGGTCGAGGCTCTCAAGGCCGACCCGGCCGCTACCGCCGCGCTGCAGAATACCGTGCTCGAAAAGTACGCCCTGCCGCTCAGCGGGCCGATGGATTTTAACTTCGACGCCTATCCGAAAGATTTCCCCAAAGCGACCACCGCCTACTATAAGGCTGTCCAGGGCAAGGTCAAGCAGATCGTCGAAAGCGGCCAGCTCGGCATCTTTGCCGCCCACTGGTGGGATCACCCCGACTATCAGCTGCTGCCGCCGGAAGTGCATCTCATGGCGGTCGGCCACTATCTCAACATGCTCGACCGGCAGCGCGAACTGGTCGGTTCCCACGTCGTGTTCGGCGGCAAGAACCCTCACCCGCACTACATAGTAGGCGGCATGCCCTGCTCGATCTCGATGAACGACATGAACGCCCCGGTCAACAGCGAACGGCTGGCCGTCGTCGACCAGTCGATCATGCTGGCCATCAATCTTGTCAATTATTTCTACCTGCCCGACCTGCTGGCCATCGGCCACATGTATGTCCAGAAGGGCTACGTGGACGGCGGCGGCCTGGCGAAGGAAAGGGTGCTGGGGTACGGAGACTTCCCCGACGAGCCTTACACCGGCATCGCCAACGGCGATTTCCACAAGAAGCTGCTGCTTCGCTCCAACGGTGTCGTCGAGAACTTCGGCAAGGGACTGTCGGCCGCCGTTTATCACGACCTGACCGGCAAAGACTATGCCGATCCGGCGATTCTTGCCGAGGGCGTCGAGCACTCCTGGTATAACTACCCGCAGGCCGGCAAGGACCTCCATCCGTTCGAAGGCGTGACAGCCCAGAACTACACCGGCCCCAAGGAAGGCACCAAAACGGAGTGGAAGTATCTTGACGAGTCGGGCAAGTACTCGTGGCTCAAGACGCCTAAATGGAAGGGCAAGATGGCCGAAGTCGGCCCGCTGGCCCGCTACATCATCGTTTACACCAAGGTGAAGAAGGGCGTTATCCAGCCGACATGGGCCGAGAAGATGGTCGTCGACCAGATCGAAGCCGTTTCCAAGGTCCTCGGTCTGCCGCCGGAAGTCTGGCTGCCCACCATGGTCGGCCGCACCGCCGTCCGCGGCCTGGAAGCTCAGCTCAATGCCTATATCAACAAATACTTCTTCGACAAGCTGATCAAAAATATCCGCGCCGGCGATACCGCGGTCGCCAACACCGTCAAGTGGGAACCGGCCAGCTGGGCCAAAGCCGCCAAGGGTGTCGGCCTGCACGAGGCGCCCCGCGGCGCGCTCGGCCACTGGGTAGTTATCAAGGACGGCAAGATCGACAATTACCAGGCCATCGTCCCCACCACCTGGAACGGCTGCCCGCGCGACAGCAAGGCCGGCTACGGGGCTTACGAGGCCAGCATGATCGACACCAAGGTCAAGGTGGCCGACAAGCCGCTGGAGATCCTTAAGACCATCCATTCCTTCGACCCGTGCATCGCCTGCGCAACCCACCTCTACGACGCCGAAGGCAAGGAAGTGGGCGTCGTGCATACCGACCCCTATTTCAAGGTTTAG